A stretch of DNA from Montipora foliosa isolate CH-2021 chromosome 4, ASM3666993v2, whole genome shotgun sequence:
tgtttctaaAAAGAGGAATCTgtgaaaatttatttcagttGCCGCTACTTTGAACGTTTGAAAAAAGCTACTGACAAAATGGAGACACAAATGAGATGATATTTTTTGGTGATTATTAAAATTGGGGGCATTTCCAGTGATTTCAGAGactgtaaatttcaaaattttctaggGGAGCATGTCCTCAGACCCCGCTAGAGAAGCTCGCGCctttggcacttgttggcttgCCTTCACGTGTGCTAGCCGCCCCATTACAAAATATTATCAATATTAAACATATTAAACATAATATATTAATCAACAAAAATTCATAGTCTATTTACATGAATGCAAAGTTTCCTTAATAACAGCTATGTTACCACTTAATTTGTCATCATGATAGCATATTTGCAGTAAAAATAGAAAGTGTAACGGCCTTAGACATTACCACTGTTTTTGGCTTTTTCCAAATTGTGATTATTTTATTTAGGTCacagcagaaacccataagggatgaaacgtgtaacgcgcgttcacagcttccgaacattcagtgcgaactgattggttgaatgtttcagtgcaaaGTACCATATTTAGAAACCCCTTGCTCtagttgttccaaatatggtacttagcaaattgaatattcagaagcttgtttcccagcacacaaggggccgttacatgtttcaacccttatgggtttctggtcacAGCCAAATTCCAAGCAATAAGCAGTACATACAtgattattcatttatttttacagGTAGTGCGTCGCCACAATATATGTAGGAAAACTATAATAGGCCTCCTTCTTTTAATTCACTGCCATAATACCTGCAACACGTTTTGATGATTGATGCCATTTATTACTGGAAATGTGGCCACAGCTAATTCACCTATGATGGTTCTGCATGCCACGTTATGCCGCCTATAAGTTACCATTACAAGATAAAAAGCTTCCAACAGTGCAGTCTTAGCTAATCAAAGTTGTGCCAGAAATTGAAACAAACTCAGGGATCACTGAGGAGCTTCACATGTATTGTTAGTTGGAAAGTCAAGCGTGGTCAATGAACAATATTGCCTTCATAGCTCCAGTTGAAGATGTTGCAAATAAATGCTGATTGTGACAAAGGGTGATCTCTTTATCAGTTTAAAAGTTATTGGAGTAGTTATTATTCTTTCCAAAGAATATGGTTAGATTCTATGCACCCAAAGAGATGTTGGATTGAGCaccataaaaaaaagaaagaagagttTTAAGACGGTGATCCAtgtgtttttttcaaagactacaaaattaatatttacacCTTGTTGTTTTGAAAGGGGTTCAACTCTGTCTGCCCATAATgtcattttctctgtaaatTTCCTTCTAAAAAGACCACATTTTTCAAATGGACATCCCCCAGTGAGGGGACACCCCTAGGAAAAATAACGTCCAAACTGACATCCATTTGTAAAATAGGAACCTTACCCCCCATTGGCtttactttaattttttcatttccaGCTGCAGCTTTTCTTTCTCCAAAAGTAAGTTCCCCATTTCCATATCTAGTTTCTTACTTTCCTTGGTGAGAACAATCAAGTGCATTTCATGGATCTTTTCTTCCATGCACTCCCTCTTCCTTTTTTTACTTGCTGCAGCCTTGTTTGGCAAACCAAGTTGGCAATCCTGATGGGAGCTGGATAGTGAAGGGGCCTGCTGGGAAGAATTGCCATCAACAATAATTGGTACTTGCAATTGAGCCGCCAGGCATGTTGGTGGCAATGCTATCTCAGCAGGTACACTCACATCACTCTCCCCTGCTTCAGCCCCACTGATCGCTTGTTCTGTAAGCCACAAACTTGGGGTGTCCAGCACACTGACTGGAACTGCTGGTACTGCTGGGGAAGATGAGTTGTTGGTAAATAGCCCTACTcattaatttcaaataatttcatCTTTATATAAATACCAGATCAAGGATTTCCCCTCCTGAGATGTGCATGAAGATAAGAGTGTGAATTACCGAATCGAGTGAAAATTATGACCCCTGATTACACTCCCCTATGTTGCTTAACCCCTATGGGATGGGAGACTGATACTGTACTTAGTTGTTTAGATTTATATTGAGAACCGTGAATGAATCCAATTTTAAATaccgtttcaatcttgttctGTTGTTGTCTCTGTCAAGCCAATGCATGCCCTCAGAGCTCAACAGAGGCTACAGGACAACATAACTGCATAACTCGACAACAAATGGGATACTTTTCTCGCAGTTACCGCCTCCTCAATCACCATGGTTGTGGACCCATGGcttatgtacatgtagctttaaaTTTCTTCCAATTTGTATCACTTTTCAGtaaggggcccagttctcggccggTGTCCTAGCGGATTTAGACCCCCCTAGAATTGGACCCCccggtccaaatccgctagaggatttggaccccccccgGTCCATATctgctagcggatttggacccccggggtccatatccgctagcggatttggacccccgtccgcggatttggaccccttaacaaaactcagtaaaaacataaccatacataattttcttacataattttcttgtagaaagtgataataattcagaaagtaggtttttagAAAAGTTTTTCAGAAAGTATGTTTTCAAAGTAGgtactttttaattaaaaacatacGCGTAGACGTTATCTTGTTCTCAGCATTGCGTCTCAATTTAAGATTTTCGTTAAATTAACCTGCAGTTGTAAGTTTGTTGTTTATCTCTGGGATGAAAAGAAACGTGAAATGTgaaatcttttgtttctttgtttgtttttctcttgaaGAAGAgtgaaatataaaataataacaaacgtTGAATGCGTGAAAGCTTCTGTGAAATACCTATAGCTCGAGTCTCGACTTTTCGAACTTCCGATAACTCCAACCAAAAGCCTTTCCGTGACTTCACTTAGTCAACGCAATTTCTCGAAATAGGCTTTATTTTTACGAAGGTTCGAAAAAAATCGGGAATTCGCTGTTCGTGTTCCACACAACTGAAATGCTGTTGCTCCGCCTACTTCGGTTTATACGGTTGAACAATTATGTTCTGATGTTAttgcattgttttcttttgttttctttgtattctttttttcgGCTAGATTCTTTTCACTAAATAGCTTTTGAAATCGAGCGCTTTTCACCAAAAGCCCAAAAAAGCGTGTCTTTATGTACCGCACGTGTGTAACTTTGAATAAAACGTTCTCGCAATACTCTTTAAAGCGTAAAAGTTATATTAAGTGTTGCGCTTGGTCTGTTAAAgaggctaggtcacgctgttttaggtaattttgcttaatttttttacttatgAGCTCTAAATTGCAAATTGggagagcaagagtctttcatttgcaaaatcacggccacataactgagaatgattttccagctgtttaaatgacattttgatatctactgatacaaatctgaaaaaaggtgggccgacgtttttcaaatttagccaaatgcaatccgtttcaatcttccccagttttgtccatccttgtcccttcttagctttcctgtgttttgtttgagttcttctatagttctgagccgttattttgttatttcagttaattctatgaccatttgatcaatgctgaaattgcctaaaattgcgtgactagcccctttaagcaccGACcacaaaacagtttttttcagTGCGGTTAAATGTTTCATAACATACTAACTCATGTTCCGAAATATACTCCAGATTTTCGGGACACCTTTTATTCACACATCTTCGTCAATTATAGTACGCGATCTTGTGTTGAAATCTTAAAGGACATCACCTAAAAGCCTGCAGTTAGAATAAATTAGGAAAAaggaatgttttctttttgttcaacgtttatttttagCGCCGC
This window harbors:
- the LOC137999241 gene encoding nuclear apoptosis-inducing factor 1-like; the protein is MAENKRNRKPNFTAAECAVIFEEAEQNIETIKSKFTSTLTNKNKTKVWEDITAKVNSLGVCLRSVCEVKEKWRGMVGAAEKEFSKFRASQRKTGGGEQPASPKSSSKKIIELFGDDPSFSGIQGGLESVPAVPVSVLDTPSLWLTEQAISGAEAGESDVSVPAEIALPPTCLAAQLQVPIIVDGNSSQQAPSLSSSHQDCQLGLPNKAAASKKRKRECMEEKIHEMHLIVLTKESKKLDMEMGNLLLEKEKLQLEMKKLK